Part of the Leifsonia soli genome is shown below.
AGGTGTTCGCCGAGCACTTCGGCGAGGGCGTCGAGGTGTACCCGGTGTTCAACGGCACCGGGGCAAACGTCGTCGGCCTGCAGTCGATGCTGCCCCGCTGGGGCGCCGTGGTCTGCGCGAAGACCGCCCACATCAACACCGACGAGGCCGGTGCGCCCGAGAAGGTGGGCGGCATCAAGCTGCTCCCGGTGGAGACGACCGACGGCAAGCTGACCCCGGAGCTCATCGACCGCGAGGCGTGGGGCTGGGGCGACGAGCACCGCGCCCAGCCGCTGGTGGTGTCGATCACGCAGACGACCGAGCTGGGCACGGCCTACACCGTGGAGGAGGTGCGGGCGATCGCCGAGCACGTCCACGCGCGCGGCATGAAGCTGCACATGGACGGCTCCCGGATCTCGAATGCAGCCGCGACCCTCGGCGTGCCGCTGCGGACGTTCACCACGGACGCCGGCGTCGACGTCCTCAGCTTCGGCGGGACCAAGAACGGCATGCTCTACGGCGAGGCCGTCGTCGTGCTGAACCCGCAGGCGTCGGAGGGGATGGTCTACCTCCGCAAGCTGAACATGCAGCTGGCGTCGAAGATGCGCTTCATCTCCGCGCAGCTCATCGCCCTGCTGACCGACGACCTGTACCTGCGCTCCGCCGCGCACGCGAACGCGATGGCGACGCGGTTGCGCACGGCGCTCGAGGCGGGCATCGCCGATGGCAGCATCCAGGGTGTCGGATTCAGCCAGAAGACGGAGGCCAACGGCGTCTTCGCGACCCTGCCGACCGGTGTCGCCGACCGCCTGCGCCAGCACTTCCGGTTCTACGACTGGGATGCGGCCAACAACGAGGTCCGCTGGATGTGCGCGTTCGACACCACGGAGGAGGACATCGACGCCTTCGTGGCGGCCCTGGTCCAGGAGCTCGGGGCCTGAGAGGGCTCACCCTCGCACTGGGGGCAGACCGGGGTACAAAATTGTCCTCCATTTGGCCCACATAAATGCGACTTTTGTTGTAGTCTCAAAGAGCGGCGGAGGAACCCGAATATCCATCCGGCGTAACCCCGAAACGTATGCCGGGCCGTGTGAAGAACCCTAGTCTTCCCACAGCCCGGCATCGTGGGTTAACGGCGGATGCTCGGCTCCACGCGGACATCGTGCTCCACCCGCAGTGCGCCCAGGTGCAGCTGGCGCGCCGTCGCACTCTCGTTCCAGGAGTGGAAGGCGATCACGTCCGTGCCGTCCGGTGCGACAGTGAGCGAGTTGTGGCCGGGACCGCGCAGGTCGCCGCCGCTCGCCAGCAGTGCCGGCTGGTGGACGTGTTTCCACGGGCCGAGGGGATGCGCGGAGCTCGCGACGCCGACGGCGTAGCCGGGGCCGGTCCACGCACCGCCGGAGTACGTCAGCCAGTACCGTTCGCCGCGACGCAGCACCGCCGGCCCTTCGAGCGTGTGCCAGTCGAAGCGGCGGCCGTGAATGAGGCGGTCGCGCTCGTACAGCTGCCAGTCGGCATCCGGGGCGAGCACCGGGACGGGCGGGCCGGCCAGGGACGTCATCCCCTCGGCCAGGGGCGCGACGGCGAGGTGGGTGCCCGGGCGCTCGTGGTCGAGCACATCGCGCGCGAAGAAGAGGTACCAGCGCCCGTCGTCGTCCTGGAACGGGTGCGCGTCGATGGCGAACAGCTCGTCCGGCGTCAGGTCGACGCCGAGGTCGCGGAACGGCCCGACCGGCGACTCCGCGTGCGCCACCCGCAGGTGGTGGCCGTCGATCCCGCGTCCGACGGAGTAGTACATCCAGTAGGCGCCGTGCGCGTAGGCGACTTCGGGGGCCCAGTAGTCGGCCCCGAGCCGATCGTCGACACGGTCCAGCACGGCCCCCGCGCTCTCCCACCGGACCAGGTCGGGCGAGCGCAGCGCTTCGAACACGCGGTCGGCCTCGCTGCCCGGGTGGGTGCCGTACGCGACATACCCGCCGTCGGGGAGGCGCAGCACGAACGGGTCGGCGAAGTACCCCTCCCAGACCGGACCCCAGTGCCGGGTCACGCGGAGACCGTCACCGGTCACGGGGCGAGCTCCGGCAGGCCGTCCTTCCACGTCACCGGGACGGCGTGCATGCCGCGATAGGCGAACGCTTCGTCCCACGAGTGGAACAGCATCCAGTCGCGGCCGCGGAAGGTCACGAGATCCTCGCCCCCGGGGCCGAGGTAGCGGCCCTTCGACCCGGGAGTGGAGAGCAACGGCTCCTTCTGCTTCGCGTACGGACCGAGCAGGCTCTTCGCCGTGGCGACGCCCGTGACGTACGAGGAGCCGGCGTAGTCGTTGGCCGAATAGAGCAGCACATACTCGTCGTCGTGCCGCACGATCACGGGGGCTTCGACGAGCGTGCCCTCCCACGATTCGGTCTGCTTGATCAGCCGCGTCGGCTGTCCGGTCAGAGCGGCGCCGTCGGCCGACAGCGGCTGAGCGGAGATCCACGTGTCGTAGCCGCAGCAGTTGCCGTCGTTCTTCCACACGAGGTACCGCTGACCGGTCCCGTCGGCGGCCACACTGGCGTCGATCGCGCCGCCCTCGTCCACCGGGCAGACGAGGGGCTTGTCGGCCGTGGAGGCGAACGGGCCCTCCGGGCGGTCGGCGAAGGCGACGCCGATGCACTGGAACCTGCTGGCCGCATCCGATGCGGTGAAGTAGAGGGCGAAGCGCCCGTCGGCGAGCTGCGCGGGGCCGGGAGCCCAGGTCTTGCCCTTCACGGCCCACGACGGCAGCTGGGGCAGCGCATCCTGCTCGCTCAGCGTCCAGGTCTTCATGTCGGAGGAGGTGGCGACCTGGACGTTCACGGCCGCGGTGTTCGTCGCGTACGCGTACACGCGATCCCCCACGACGAGCGCGCCGGGATCGGGGAAGTCGCTGTCGATCTGGAACGGAGCGATCTCCGTCGACGGCGACGCGCTCGGCCCGGATCCCGCCGAACATCCGGCGAGCGCCGCCGCGAGAGCGATGACCGCGGTCGCGGCGGCGGCCATTCGGCACATCCTCACCCCTTGACCCCGCTGGTGGCGACGCTCTCGACGATCTGCTTCTGCGCGAAGAAGAACAGGATGAGCACCGGCACCGACGCGATCACCGCGCCCGCCATGACGATGGCGTAGTGGGTGGAGTACGCGCCCTGCAGCTGCGACAGTCCGGGCTGCAGCGTCAGGTTCTCGGGGCTCAGCAGCACGTAGACGGGCCACAGGAAGTCGTTCCAGTTCGCGAGGAAGCTCAGCACCGCGAGCGTCGCGAGCGCCGGCCGCGCCAGCGGCAGGACGATCTGCAGGAAGATGCGGAAGTCCCCTGCTCCGTCGATCCGCGCCGCCTCCTCGATCTCCGCCGGAAGGCCCACGAAGAACTGCCGGAGGAAGAACACGCCGAACGCGCTGGCCGCACCCGGGATGGTGATCGCCCAGATCGTGTCGAGCCAGCCGAGGTTCTGCACGATCAGGTAGTTCGGGATGAGGAAGATGACCGGCGGCACGAGCAGCGTCGCGACGATCAGGCCGAAGACGATCCGCTTGCCCCAGAACTCGAGCCGGGCCAGCGCGTACGCGGCCATGGAGGCGGTCACCAGGATGATGATCGTCTGCAGCGCCGCCGCCGCGAGGCTGTTGAGGAACCAGCGGAACACCGGCTGCTGCCCGCTGGACAGCGTGGTGTACGCGTCGAACGAGAACGGGTTCGGCAGAGCCGAGTACGGGTTCCGGATCGCGTCGCCGTCCGTCTTGAACGACGTGAGCAGGATCCACAGCAGCGGGAGGATCACGACGAGCGCGAGCACGATCAGGACGGCGTAGAGCACGCTCTTGCGGAGCGCGACCTGCGGGGTCTGCTTGCGCCGGGCGCGCACCGGGGCCGGTCGCTGCTCGGTCTGCTTCTCGGGGGCGGTCGTCGTCATGAGGCGCTCTTCTCTGCCCGCTCCCGCTGAAGCCGGAAGTTGACGATGCTGATGATCGCCAGGAACGCGAAGAGCACGTAGCTCATCGCCGAGGCGGCGGCCATGTTGTTCTGCGAGAGACCCTGGTCTGCGATGTACATGATCGCCGTGCGCGTCTCGTTGCCCGGGCCGCCCTTCGTGATGATGAACGACTGACCGAACATGTTGGCGCTTGCCAGGATGGTGATCGTGATGACGAAGGTCATCACCGGGCGGAGGCCGGGGAGCGTCACGCTGAAGAACTGGCGGACGGCACCCGCGCCGTCGAGCGCTGCGGCCTCGTAGAGGTCGGGGCTGATGCCTTTGAGCCCCGCCAGGATGATGACGGTGTTGAAGCCCATCGTCCACCAGACCGTCACGCCGGCCAGCGTGACCCAGACCCAGGGCGTGTCGACCGTCCACGGCAGGTTGTCGGGCAGGCCGATCATCCCGAGCAGGTGGTTGATGATGCCGGACTGGGTGTCGAGGAGGTACTTCCAGATCACGCCGATGACGGCGACGCCGAGCACGTACGGCGCGAAGAAGACGCCGCGGAAGAACGCACCGGCACGGATGCGCTGGTTGAGCAGCACGGCGACCAGCAGCGGGATGACGAGCAGGAACGGCACGCTCGCCAGCGTGAAGATGCCGGTGGCCGACATCGACTGCCAGAAATCGCCGGAGGTGGCGCTGCCGGGGGTGAAGAGGTCGAGGTAGTTCTTCAGCCCGACGAAGGACTGGGTGACCCGGAACGGGCTCCAGTTGGTGAGGCTGATCCACAGGCCGAAGACGGCGGGCGCCAGAACGAAGACGACGAACAGGATGAGGAACGGCGCCAGGAACAGGTAGGCGACACCCGTGCGGCGCGGGGCGCCGGGGCGACGGGCGCGGCCCGAGCGGAGCGGGCGTGGCGCCCCGGTCTCCCGGGGCGCCACGATCGAAGCGGTGTCAGTCACCGTACTTCTCTTTGTTCTGCTTCAGCAGCGTGTCGGCCTTCGCCACAGCGTCGTCCAGCGCCTGCTTCGGGTCCTTCTTGCCGGTGATGGCTTGGTTCACCGCGGTGGTGATGGTCGCCTCGACCGTGGTGATGCCGGGGGCGATCGGCTCGTAGTGCGCGTACTTCAGCTCGTCCAGGAACGGCTTCAGGTTCGGGTAGTCCTGCACCAGCTTCGGGTCATCGCGGACCGAGTTCTTGGCGGGGAGCTCACCGGTCTGCGGCCAGTCGGCGGAGTTGTCGTTCATCCACTTGACGAACGTCGCGGCGGCCGCGGTCTTGTTCTTGTCCTGCCCCTTGTTGTTCATGAACATCCAGTGGGTCGAGCTCGACCAGACGGCCTTCTCGTCGCCGATCTGCGGCACCGCGACGGCCTGCCACTTCAGCTTGTCGAACGCGGTGTTCGTGGTCTGCCAGACCCCGTTCCAGTTGAACGCGGTCTTGCCGGCGATGAGGGCGTTGATGTTGCCGTCCTGCGCGACGTCGGCCGGGCTGTAGCCCTGCTTGATGAGGTCGGTCATCCAGGTCAGGGCCTTGACTCCGGCCTCGGAGTTGAACGTCGCCTTGGTGACGTCCTTGTCGAAGAGGTCGCCGCCGAACTGCCACAGCAGGCTCTCGAACTCGAACGTGCCGGTGAAGACGTAGCCGTCGACCCATTCGCCCTGGACGCCCGCCGCCTTCAGCTTCTCGAGCGCCGCCAGGTAGGAGTCCTTGTCCTGCGGGATCGTGTTCGGGTCGACGCCTGCCGCCGACAGCACGTCCTTGTTGACGTAGAGGCCGAGAGGGGTGACGCTCCACGGAACGGCGTACTGACCGCCGTTGTACTTGCCCGCGTCGAGGAGGCCCTCCGGGAAGTCGCTCGCCTGGTAGCCGAGGGACTTCACGATCGAGTCGGCCTTGAGGACGAGACCCTGAGCCGCGTAGGTGGCGATGTCGTCGCCGTGTCCGACCGCGACGTCCGGGCCCTTCCCGGCCTTGACCGCGAGCGGCATCTTGCGGGCGATGTCCGCCCACTCCATCGGGACGTCCTTGACGACGATGTTCTTGTGCTCGGAGTTGAACTTGTCGATGAGCTTCGGCACCAGCACGGGGGCTGCGCCGCCCGTCCAGCCGTTCCAGAAGCTGATGGTGACCTTCGGCCCGTCGTAGGTGCCGGAGGAGACTTCCGCTCCCCCTGACCCGGCGCTGCTTCCGCAGGCCGTCAGCGCGAGCCCGAGGCCCGCGGTGACCGCCACCGCGATCGCGCGTGCGGCGAATCGCTTCTTCATGTGATCTCTCCCTTGAGTGAGCCTTTCACGCAGCCCTTCCGTCGGGGCGGCGGCGTGATCGGTGGTGCTGGAGCCGGTACTCTCGGCGTGCTTGGCGAATTTACAGCGCTAAACACGGCGTGTCAACCTCACGATGCCTGCATTGGGTGGGTCCCTGTAGAGTGACCCCGCGAGGAACCGATCGCCGACGCGGAGGGAGAGGTGCCATGGCCGTCAGGCTGCAGGATGTGGCGGAGCACGCGGGCGTGTCCATGAAGACCGTCTCCAACGTCGTCCGCAACTACGCGCACGTCAGCCCGGCCATGCGGGAGCGCGTTCAGCGCGCGATCGACGAGCTCGGCTACCGCCCCAACATCATGGGACGACGGCTCGCCACCGGCCGCACCGGCCTGCTCGCGCTGGCCTTCGCCGACGTGACGCTGCCGTACTTCGCCGAACTCGCCCGCGTGGTCGCCGACGAGGCGGAGCGACGCGGCTACCGCGTCCTGCTCGAGCAGACCGAGGGGACGATCGAGGGCGAGCGCGCGGTCGTCTCGGCCGGCGAGTCCGGGCTGGTCGACGGCATGATCTTCCAGCCGAGCGTCATGAACTCCGCCGAGCTGGCCCAGTCGCGGACCGACATCCCGCTGGTGGTGCTGGGCGAGAACGCCGCACCATTGACCGTCGACCGCATCATGATCGACAACGTGGAGGCCGCCAAGGCGGCGACGGAGCACCTCCTGGCGCTCGGGCGGCGGCGCATCGCGTTCGCCGGGCACGAGAGCGCACGGCCGACGCGGACCTCGAAGCTCCGCATCGCCGGCTATCAGCAGGCCCTGGAGGACGCGGGCATCACCGCGGAGCCGGAGCTGCTGATCTCGAGCATCTCGGTCTCGGCGGGCAACGCCGTGCGCGCGGTGGGCGCGGCCCTCGACGCCGGGCTGCGGTTCGACGGCCTGGTCTGCCGCGACGACCTCGCCGCGATCGGCGCCCTGCGCGCCCTGCAGGAGCGCGGCATCCGCGTGCCCGACGACGTCGCGGTGACGGGATGGGACAACACGCCGATGACGGCCGTCACCTACCCGTCGATCACCTCGGTCGCGCCTGACATGCGGGGCCTGGCGTCGCGTGCGGTGGAGATGCTGCTCGAGCGCGTCGGCGGTTTCGACGGCATGGGCCGCCACGAGCTCGCGCCCTTCTCGCTCGTCACGCGCGAGAGCGCGCCCGCCCTTCCCTGACGGTCGGTTTTCCGACTTTACAGCGCTGCACGAATCGTGCATGCTAATGGGATGCTCACCGAGGAACGCCGCACGGACGCGGCCACCGCCCAGGACGGCCGCTACCCGCGGCCGCAGCTCGTCCGGGCCGACTGGCTCGACCTCTCCGGCCCGTGGACGTTCGCGTTCGACGACGACGACCGCGGCCGGCGCGAGCACTGGGAGTCGTCCCGCTCGCTGCCCGGTGTCATCCAGGTGCCGTTCCCGTTCGAGTCCGAGGCGTCCGGCGTGGGCGACACCGGCTTCCATCCGGTGGTCTGGTACCAGCGCACCGTGCTGCGCGACGAGATCCCGGCCGGCGAACGGCTGCTGCTCAACCTCGGCGCGGTCGACCACGCGTGCGAGGTCTGGGTCGACGGGCGCTCCGCCGGAAGCCACGAGGGCGGCTCGACCCCTTTCGTCCTCGACATCACCGACCTCGCCGGAGACGGCGACGTCTCGATCACGGTCCGCGCCCAGGACGACCCGGCCGATGTGGCGCAACCGCGCGGCAAGCAGGATTGGCGGCACCACCCGCACTCCATCTGGTACCACCGCACGACCGGGATCTGGCAGCCCGTCTGGCTGGAGGCGGCGCCCGAGCTGCGGATCGAGCAGCTGCACTGGCTGACCGACGTGCCGGCGGGAGAGGTCACCGCACAGCTCCGTCTGAGCCGCCCCGCCCCGACGGGCACGACCGCGACGATCACGGTGGAGCTGGGAGGAGAACGGCTCGCGAGCATCCGGACCGCGATCGACGGACGCGAGGTGGAGATCCCGTTCCGCATCCACCGCCAGACCAACGGGCAGGCCTACGAGGAGCTGCTCTGGTCGCCATCCCATCCCACGCTCATCGATGCGACGGTGACGCTGAGCGGCCCTGCGGGCGCCGACGATGTCGTCGCGTCGTACTTCGGGCTGCGGTCGACCGCCGTCGAGGGCGGGCGCTTCCTGCTCAACGATCGTCCCCTCTACCTGCGCTCTGTGCTGAACCAGGGGTACTGGCCCGCGTCGCACTCGGCGGCGCCGAGCGCGGACGCCCTGCGCGCCGAGGCCCAGCTCATCCTCGACCTGGGGTTCAACGCCACCCGCCTGCACCAGAAGTACGAAGACCCGCGGTTCCTGTTCTGGGCCGACAAGCTGGGCCTGCTCGTCTGGGGCGAGGCGCCCG
Proteins encoded:
- a CDS encoding glycoside hydrolase family 43 protein, which produces MTRHWGPVWEGYFADPFVLRLPDGGYVAYGTHPGSEADRVFEALRSPDLVRWESAGAVLDRVDDRLGADYWAPEVAYAHGAYWMYYSVGRGIDGHHLRVAHAESPVGPFRDLGVDLTPDELFAIDAHPFQDDDGRWYLFFARDVLDHERPGTHLAVAPLAEGMTSLAGPPVPVLAPDADWQLYERDRLIHGRRFDWHTLEGPAVLRRGERYWLTYSGGAWTGPGYAVGVASSAHPLGPWKHVHQPALLASGGDLRGPGHNSLTVAPDGTDVIAFHSWNESATARQLHLGALRVEHDVRVEPSIRR
- a CDS encoding carbohydrate ABC transporter permease codes for the protein MTDTASIVAPRETGAPRPLRSGRARRPGAPRRTGVAYLFLAPFLILFVVFVLAPAVFGLWISLTNWSPFRVTQSFVGLKNYLDLFTPGSATSGDFWQSMSATGIFTLASVPFLLVIPLLVAVLLNQRIRAGAFFRGVFFAPYVLGVAVIGVIWKYLLDTQSGIINHLLGMIGLPDNLPWTVDTPWVWVTLAGVTVWWTMGFNTVIILAGLKGISPDLYEAAALDGAGAVRQFFSVTLPGLRPVMTFVITITILASANMFGQSFIITKGGPGNETRTAIMYIADQGLSQNNMAAASAMSYVLFAFLAIISIVNFRLQRERAEKSAS
- a CDS encoding ABC transporter substrate-binding protein encodes the protein MKKRFAARAIAVAVTAGLGLALTACGSSAGSGGAEVSSGTYDGPKVTISFWNGWTGGAAPVLVPKLIDKFNSEHKNIVVKDVPMEWADIARKMPLAVKAGKGPDVAVGHGDDIATYAAQGLVLKADSIVKSLGYQASDFPEGLLDAGKYNGGQYAVPWSVTPLGLYVNKDVLSAAGVDPNTIPQDKDSYLAALEKLKAAGVQGEWVDGYVFTGTFEFESLLWQFGGDLFDKDVTKATFNSEAGVKALTWMTDLIKQGYSPADVAQDGNINALIAGKTAFNWNGVWQTTNTAFDKLKWQAVAVPQIGDEKAVWSSSTHWMFMNNKGQDKNKTAAAATFVKWMNDNSADWPQTGELPAKNSVRDDPKLVQDYPNLKPFLDELKYAHYEPIAPGITTVEATITTAVNQAITGKKDPKQALDDAVAKADTLLKQNKEKYGD
- a CDS encoding beta-eliminating lyase-related protein, producing the protein MTLQLHDLTLRGFASDNYAGVHPEVLDAIAAANNGHQIAYGEDVYTARLHEVFAEHFGEGVEVYPVFNGTGANVVGLQSMLPRWGAVVCAKTAHINTDEAGAPEKVGGIKLLPVETTDGKLTPELIDREAWGWGDEHRAQPLVVSITQTTELGTAYTVEEVRAIAEHVHARGMKLHMDGSRISNAAATLGVPLRTFTTDAGVDVLSFGGTKNGMLYGEAVVVLNPQASEGMVYLRKLNMQLASKMRFISAQLIALLTDDLYLRSAAHANAMATRLRTALEAGIADGSIQGVGFSQKTEANGVFATLPTGVADRLRQHFRFYDWDAANNEVRWMCAFDTTEEDIDAFVAALVQELGA
- a CDS encoding LacI family DNA-binding transcriptional regulator translates to MAVRLQDVAEHAGVSMKTVSNVVRNYAHVSPAMRERVQRAIDELGYRPNIMGRRLATGRTGLLALAFADVTLPYFAELARVVADEAERRGYRVLLEQTEGTIEGERAVVSAGESGLVDGMIFQPSVMNSAELAQSRTDIPLVVLGENAAPLTVDRIMIDNVEAAKAATEHLLALGRRRIAFAGHESARPTRTSKLRIAGYQQALEDAGITAEPELLISSISVSAGNAVRAVGAALDAGLRFDGLVCRDDLAAIGALRALQERGIRVPDDVAVTGWDNTPMTAVTYPSITSVAPDMRGLASRAVEMLLERVGGFDGMGRHELAPFSLVTRESAPALP
- a CDS encoding glycoside hydrolase family 2 protein, whose translation is MLTEERRTDAATAQDGRYPRPQLVRADWLDLSGPWTFAFDDDDRGRREHWESSRSLPGVIQVPFPFESEASGVGDTGFHPVVWYQRTVLRDEIPAGERLLLNLGAVDHACEVWVDGRSAGSHEGGSTPFVLDITDLAGDGDVSITVRAQDDPADVAQPRGKQDWRHHPHSIWYHRTTGIWQPVWLEAAPELRIEQLHWLTDVPAGEVTAQLRLSRPAPTGTTATITVELGGERLASIRTAIDGREVEIPFRIHRQTNGQAYEELLWSPSHPTLIDATVTLSGPAGADDVVASYFGLRSTAVEGGRFLLNDRPLYLRSVLNQGYWPASHSAAPSADALRAEAQLILDLGFNATRLHQKYEDPRFLFWADKLGLLVWGEAPAAYAFSPEAVRRSVAEWSAILDRDRSHPSIVTWVPLNESWGVQHLAHDPRMVSYAKALVHLTKTVDPSRPVISNDGWEHAASDILSIHDYDHDPERVRERYATRDGILAAPFTLPGRRLVVDAEQRLDVPIMLTEFGGISYTEDGPEDAWGYSTASSATELVERLRALVGAVRSSTALAGYCYTQLADTGQETNGLVFEDRRPKAPIEELRAIFGA
- a CDS encoding carbohydrate ABC transporter permease, translated to MTTTAPEKQTEQRPAPVRARRKQTPQVALRKSVLYAVLIVLALVVILPLLWILLTSFKTDGDAIRNPYSALPNPFSFDAYTTLSSGQQPVFRWFLNSLAAAALQTIIILVTASMAAYALARLEFWGKRIVFGLIVATLLVPPVIFLIPNYLIVQNLGWLDTIWAITIPGAASAFGVFFLRQFFVGLPAEIEEAARIDGAGDFRIFLQIVLPLARPALATLAVLSFLANWNDFLWPVYVLLSPENLTLQPGLSQLQGAYSTHYAIVMAGAVIASVPVLILFFFAQKQIVESVATSGVKG
- a CDS encoding glycoside hydrolase family 43 protein, whose protein sequence is MAAAATAVIALAAALAGCSAGSGPSASPSTEIAPFQIDSDFPDPGALVVGDRVYAYATNTAAVNVQVATSSDMKTWTLSEQDALPQLPSWAVKGKTWAPGPAQLADGRFALYFTASDAASRFQCIGVAFADRPEGPFASTADKPLVCPVDEGGAIDASVAADGTGQRYLVWKNDGNCCGYDTWISAQPLSADGAALTGQPTRLIKQTESWEGTLVEAPVIVRHDDEYVLLYSANDYAGSSYVTGVATAKSLLGPYAKQKEPLLSTPGSKGRYLGPGGEDLVTFRGRDWMLFHSWDEAFAYRGMHAVPVTWKDGLPELAP